Proteins co-encoded in one Streptococcus parauberis NCFD 2020 genomic window:
- a CDS encoding DUF3272 family protein yields the protein MTLRQFIFMALLCAFETYFFNDSVLAGDFLFALFWGILLYRDLRKVYAITNFSKKLIEAAKESKKKD from the coding sequence ATGACTTTAAGACAATTTATTTTTATGGCACTATTATGTGCTTTTGAAACCTATTTTTTTAACGACTCTGTCCTAGCAGGCGATTTCTTATTTGCACTTTTCTGGGGTATTCTCCTCTATCGTGATTTAAGGAAGGTCTATGCTATTACCAATTTTTCAAAAAAATTAATAGAGGCTGCTAAAGAGTCCAAGAAGAAAGACTGA
- the dnaX gene encoding DNA polymerase III subunit gamma/tau, which produces MYQALYRKYRSQTFDEMVGQSVISTTLKQAVESKKISHAYLFSGPRGTGKTSAAKIFAKAMNCPNQVNGEPCNNCDICHDITNGSLEDVIEIDAASNNGVDEIREIRDKSTYAPSRANYKVYIIDEVHMLSTGAFNALLKTLEEPTENVVFILATTELHKIPATILSRVQRFEFKSIKQKDIKAHLMHILTLENIPFEEEALGLIARRAEGGMRDALSILDQALSLSPDDQITLSIAEEITGSISILALDDYVANIINQEAQAALSNLETIFDNGKSMSRFATDLLAYFRELLMVQSGAESSYQTEHFADNLAVPRETIFQMIAIITKHVPEIKRGSHPRIYAEMMTIELAHLSPVQNSASDDNHLSAEINALKMQVDQLKEQLESLSSGEVAPVTTKAKPVSKKTFTYKVDRQKILTIMEETVQDSEQSRQYLDSLKSVWNEILDSISPQDRALLLGSEPVLANSENAILAFEAAFNAEQAMNRTDLNDMFGNIMSKAAGFTPHILAVPRSDFNHIRSEFAKKMKDKSPVQVNKAEEESFLPPEFDFLSEKIKQVED; this is translated from the coding sequence ATGTATCAAGCCCTATATCGCAAATACAGAAGCCAAACCTTTGATGAAATGGTTGGCCAATCTGTCATCTCGACAACCTTGAAACAGGCTGTTGAATCCAAAAAAATTAGTCATGCCTATCTCTTTTCTGGACCAAGGGGAACAGGTAAAACCAGTGCAGCAAAGATTTTTGCTAAGGCAATGAACTGTCCGAACCAAGTTAATGGAGAGCCTTGTAATAACTGTGATATTTGTCATGATATTACAAATGGTAGTTTAGAAGATGTCATTGAAATTGATGCAGCCTCAAACAATGGTGTGGATGAAATCCGTGAAATTCGTGATAAATCAACTTATGCACCGAGTCGTGCAAACTATAAAGTTTATATCATTGATGAAGTGCACATGCTATCAACGGGTGCATTTAATGCTTTATTAAAAACCTTGGAGGAACCAACTGAAAATGTTGTTTTCATCCTCGCAACCACTGAACTTCACAAAATTCCGGCAACGATTCTGTCTCGTGTTCAACGTTTTGAATTCAAATCAATTAAACAAAAAGATATCAAGGCTCATTTGATGCATATCTTGACCTTGGAAAATATCCCTTTTGAAGAAGAAGCTTTAGGATTAATTGCGAGACGCGCTGAAGGTGGAATGCGTGATGCCCTGTCAATTTTAGACCAGGCACTTAGTTTATCCCCAGATGATCAGATCACATTATCAATTGCAGAAGAGATTACTGGGTCTATCAGCATTCTGGCTTTAGATGACTATGTGGCAAATATAATTAACCAAGAAGCACAGGCTGCTCTTTCTAATTTAGAGACTATTTTTGATAATGGTAAAAGTATGAGTCGTTTTGCGACGGACTTATTAGCCTATTTCAGAGAACTATTAATGGTTCAAAGTGGTGCTGAGAGTAGTTATCAAACAGAGCATTTTGCGGATAATTTAGCAGTTCCTCGCGAAACTATTTTTCAGATGATTGCGATTATTACTAAACATGTTCCAGAAATAAAACGGGGTTCACATCCTCGTATTTACGCAGAAATGATGACCATTGAATTGGCTCACCTTAGTCCTGTTCAGAATTCAGCTTCAGACGATAATCACTTATCAGCTGAAATCAATGCCTTAAAGATGCAAGTCGACCAATTAAAAGAGCAACTTGAATCGTTATCATCTGGTGAAGTTGCACCCGTTACAACCAAAGCTAAACCAGTTTCCAAGAAAACTTTTACTTATAAAGTTGATCGACAAAAGATTTTAACAATTATGGAAGAAACCGTTCAAGATAGTGAGCAGTCTAGACAATACTTAGATTCTTTGAAATCAGTTTGGAATGAAATCTTGGATAGTATTTCTCCACAGGATAGAGCTTTGTTGCTTGGTTCTGAACCAGTTTTGGCTAACAGTGAGAATGCTATTCTTGCATTTGAGGCTGCCTTCAATGCAGAACAAGCCATGAACCGAACAGATTTAAATGATATGTTTGGTAATATTATGAGCAAAGCAGCTGGTTTCACACCACATATTTTAGCTGTCCCTCGATCAGATTTTAATCACATTCGGAGTGAATTTGCTAAAAAAATGAAAGACAAATCTCCAGTACAGGTAAACAAAGCGGAGGAGGAATCATTTCTTCCACCAGAATTTGATTTCCTGTCTGAAAAAATAAAACAGGTAGAAGATTAA
- a CDS encoding GAF domain-containing protein — MKTSTKEENYQVMIAQANALFTSESNVMANLSNASALLNMTLPNSVFTGFYLHDGQELILGPFQGGVSCVHIAMGKGVCGQSASQQETIIVDDVRQHSNYISCDSRALSEIVVPMIKNNRLIGVLDLDSSATCDYDQIDKQYLEEFVSILLEKTRFNFDMFGVEK; from the coding sequence ATGAAAACAAGTACAAAAGAAGAAAACTATCAAGTAATGATTGCACAAGCAAATGCTTTGTTTACTAGTGAAAGTAACGTTATGGCAAATTTATCAAATGCTAGTGCCTTATTAAACATGACTTTACCAAATTCAGTTTTTACTGGATTTTATTTGCATGACGGTCAAGAATTGATTCTTGGTCCATTTCAAGGGGGCGTTTCGTGCGTCCATATTGCAATGGGTAAAGGGGTTTGTGGACAATCGGCAAGCCAGCAAGAAACAATTATCGTCGATGACGTTAGACAACACAGTAACTATATTTCCTGTGATTCACGAGCTTTGAGTGAGATAGTAGTTCCGATGATTAAAAATAATCGTTTGATTGGAGTATTAGACCTAGATTCCTCTGCCACTTGTGATTATGATCAAATTGATAAACAGTACCTGGAAGAATTTGTCTCCATTTTACTAGAAAAGACAAGGTTTAATTTTGACATGTTTGGAGTAGAAAAATAA
- a CDS encoding DUF1294 domain-containing protein, which translates to MFVALAGAIIMWNVVVFALYGIDKRKAVKGEWRISERTLLLIAFFFGGIGAILGGNLFHHKTKKWYFQVVWVLGIFMIFIGIYLLYWLYLKDWSALLP; encoded by the coding sequence ATGTTTGTAGCACTAGCTGGTGCCATTATTATGTGGAATGTGGTTGTTTTTGCTTTATATGGGATTGACAAACGTAAGGCTGTAAAAGGGGAATGGCGCATTTCTGAAAGAACTTTATTACTAATTGCCTTCTTTTTTGGTGGGATTGGCGCAATCTTAGGCGGGAACCTATTCCATCATAAAACAAAAAAATGGTACTTTCAGGTTGTTTGGGTCTTAGGAATCTTTATGATTTTCATAGGGATTTATTTGTTATATTGGCTCTACCTCAAGGACTGGAGCGCTCTATTACCATGA
- the udk gene encoding uridine kinase: protein MHKKPIIIGVTGGSGGGKTSVSRAILDSFPDARIAMIQHDSYYKDQAHLSFDERIKTNYDHPLAFETDFMIEQLKELLEGRPVDIPIYDYTRHTRSDKTFRQEPQDVIIVEGILVLEDERLRDLMDIKLFVDTDDDIRIIRRIKRDMVERGRSLDSIIEQYTTVVKPMYHQFIEPSKRYADIIVPEGVSNVVAIDLITTKIASILVDRD, encoded by the coding sequence ATGCATAAAAAACCCATCATTATTGGCGTCACAGGTGGATCTGGAGGCGGGAAGACAAGCGTTTCTCGTGCGATTTTAGATAGTTTCCCAGATGCAAGAATTGCGATGATTCAACATGATTCTTATTATAAGGACCAAGCCCATTTAAGTTTTGACGAACGTATCAAAACTAATTACGACCATCCACTAGCTTTTGAAACTGATTTTATGATCGAACAGTTAAAGGAATTGCTTGAAGGACGCCCTGTTGACATTCCTATCTATGATTATACGCGACACACGAGAAGTGATAAAACCTTCCGTCAAGAGCCGCAAGATGTTATTATCGTTGAAGGCATTCTTGTCTTAGAAGACGAGAGATTAAGAGATCTGATGGACATCAAGCTGTTTGTCGACACTGATGATGATATTCGAATTATCCGACGTATTAAACGCGATATGGTTGAAAGAGGCAGAAGTTTAGACAGTATTATTGAACAATATACAACCGTGGTAAAACCAATGTATCATCAATTTATTGAACCAAGCAAACGCTATGCTGATATTATTGTTCCTGAAGGAGTAAGTAATGTCGTTGCAATTGATTTAATTACAACAAAAATTGCAAGTATCCTAGTCGATCGAGACTAG
- a CDS encoding DEAD/DEAH box helicase gives MIKEFPQIWQDQLETSQMTTLTDIQESVFEPIHSGKNVLGISPTGTGKTLAYLFPTLLKITSKKSQQLLILSPNTELAGQIFEVTKEWAEPIGLTAQLFISGTSQKRQIERLKKGPQIIVGTPGRIFELIKLKKIKMMNVDTIILDEFDELLGDSQYGFVQKITHYVPRDHQFIYMSATNKLDRASIEPTTEIIDKSDQKLEAIKHFYISVEKRDRLDLLRKFSNITDFRALVFFNSLSDLGAVEERLTYTGSTAVSLASDVNVRFRKTILEKFKDHQISLLLATDLVARGIDIENLEYVINFEVARDKENYTHRAGRTGRMGKEGVVITFVNHPEDIKKLKKFADVSEIQLHNQQLYKK, from the coding sequence ATGATCAAAGAATTCCCACAAATTTGGCAAGACCAATTAGAAACTAGCCAAATGACAACTTTAACAGATATCCAAGAATCTGTATTTGAACCAATTCATTCAGGAAAAAACGTCCTCGGAATCAGCCCAACAGGGACAGGAAAAACCTTAGCTTATCTTTTCCCAACTCTACTAAAAATAACTAGCAAAAAATCACAACAACTTTTGATTTTATCTCCAAATACGGAACTTGCTGGACAAATTTTCGAAGTTACAAAAGAATGGGCTGAACCAATTGGCTTAACAGCGCAATTATTTATATCAGGAACTAGTCAAAAAAGACAAATTGAACGCCTTAAAAAAGGACCTCAGATTATTGTTGGCACACCTGGCCGGATTTTCGAACTGATTAAACTAAAAAAAATCAAAATGATGAATGTCGACACTATCATTTTAGATGAGTTTGATGAATTGCTGGGCGACTCACAATATGGTTTTGTGCAAAAAATTACCCATTATGTTCCCCGTGATCACCAATTTATCTACATGAGTGCAACTAATAAACTAGATCGTGCTAGCATTGAGCCAACAACTGAAATAATTGACAAATCAGACCAAAAGCTGGAAGCTATTAAACATTTCTATATTTCAGTAGAAAAACGTGATCGTCTTGATTTATTAAGAAAATTTTCAAATATAACAGATTTTAGAGCCCTAGTCTTCTTCAATAGCTTATCTGATTTAGGTGCTGTCGAAGAACGTCTGACCTATACTGGTTCTACTGCTGTTTCCTTAGCTAGTGATGTTAATGTAAGATTCAGAAAAACAATTTTAGAAAAATTTAAAGATCACCAAATTTCCCTCCTACTAGCCACTGATTTAGTAGCTCGTGGGATTGATATTGAAAATCTTGAATATGTCATCAATTTTGAAGTAGCCCGTGATAAAGAGAATTATACTCACCGCGCTGGCCGCACAGGTCGGATGGGTAAAGAAGGTGTCGTTATCACTTTTGTAAATCACCCTGAAGACATAAAAAAATTGAAAAAATTTGCCGATGTGTCTGAAATTCAATTACACAATCAACAATTATACAAAAAATAG
- a CDS encoding polysaccharide deacetylase family protein, translated as MRKVFYTLIGFLGIILITSGLFFWKSWSIQNDLVKIIKNENINNLTENSFLSKKIIHRKNQTYYYFAPTAINKDFYHENLPSSVYKSTQKDQYVFLKPEFSTTDLKGVKNVKIHKIVYEAGFLKLKRVSDHVVSDYHIKTDYQTFHLSELVSGHLDDITRIVTKDYPDQKFEISDYSQISEENGILRDHFKVKDKILIIDKTIQVPLQELFDVIDSNFLTGQSKIDFTEYQKAKEAALHPKKLVALTFDDGPNPLTSPQVISILQKYNAKATFFMMGSKVLGNESILKSVIASGSEIGNHTWDHPYLTKQSDEEVKSQIERTNIAIEKACGKRPIYLRPPYGATNARVEKLSGMTEILWTVDTRDWENHNTEKIMANIKSQLHPGGIILMHDIHQTSLQALPTVLDYLKKEGYQCVTVSKLLGDN; from the coding sequence ATGAGAAAAGTTTTTTATACCTTAATTGGCTTTTTAGGAATTATATTGATTACTAGTGGTCTCTTTTTTTGGAAATCTTGGTCGATACAAAATGATTTAGTGAAAATTATTAAAAACGAAAACATTAATAATCTTACAGAAAATTCGTTTTTAAGTAAAAAAATTATTCATCGAAAGAATCAAACATATTATTATTTTGCGCCAACAGCAATCAATAAAGACTTTTACCATGAAAATCTACCATCGAGTGTCTACAAAAGCACTCAGAAAGATCAATATGTTTTTTTGAAACCAGAGTTTTCTACTACTGACTTAAAAGGTGTTAAAAATGTAAAAATCCACAAAATAGTTTATGAGGCAGGTTTCTTAAAACTAAAAAGAGTAAGCGACCATGTAGTCAGTGACTATCATATCAAAACGGATTATCAAACTTTTCATTTATCTGAATTAGTGTCTGGTCATTTAGACGACATCACTCGCATAGTAACAAAAGATTATCCTGATCAAAAGTTTGAAATTAGTGACTATTCACAAATCAGTGAAGAAAATGGTATCTTACGGGATCATTTCAAGGTGAAAGATAAAATACTTATCATAGATAAGACTATTCAAGTTCCACTACAAGAATTATTTGATGTGATTGATTCTAATTTTTTAACAGGACAATCAAAAATAGATTTTACAGAATATCAAAAAGCTAAGGAAGCTGCTTTGCACCCCAAAAAGTTAGTTGCATTAACATTTGATGATGGACCAAACCCGCTTACTAGTCCACAAGTTATAAGTATTTTGCAAAAATACAATGCTAAAGCGACATTCTTTATGATGGGTTCGAAAGTTTTGGGAAATGAAAGTATCTTAAAATCGGTCATTGCCAGTGGTTCTGAAATAGGAAACCATACATGGGATCATCCATATTTAACTAAGCAGTCTGATGAAGAAGTGAAATCACAAATTGAACGAACAAATATAGCAATAGAGAAAGCATGTGGAAAGCGTCCGATTTATCTAAGGCCACCTTATGGAGCAACTAATGCAAGAGTTGAAAAATTGTCTGGTATGACTGAAATACTATGGACTGTCGATACGAGAGATTGGGAAAATCACAATACCGAAAAAATTATGGCCAATATTAAGAGTCAATTACATCCAGGTGGCATTATCCTAATGCATGATATCCATCAAACTAGCTTACAGGCCTTGCCGACAGTACTTGACTATCTTAAAAAAGAAGGCTATCAGTGTGTAACTGTTTCAAAATTATTGGGTGATAACTAA
- a CDS encoding NADP-dependent glyceraldehyde-3-phosphate dehydrogenase — MTKQYKNLVNGEWKLSENEIKIYAPATGEELGSVPAMSTEEVDFVYESAKNAFKEWRALSYVERAAILHKAADILVRDAEKIGSVLSKEVAKGHKAAVSEVIRTAEIINYAAEEGIRMEGEVLEGGSFEASSKKKIAIVRHEPVGLVLAISPFNYPVNLAGSKIAPALIAGNVVALKPPTQGSMSGLLLAEAFAEAGVPAGVFNTITGRGSVIGDYIVEHEAVNFINFTGSTPVGERIGQLAGMRPIMLELGGKDSAIVLEDADLEMAAKNIVAGAFGYSGQRCTAVKRVLVMDKVADQLIEHVHNLVKKLSVGMPEENADITPLIDTKAADFVEGLINEASEKGAKAITEIKREGNLICPVIFDNVNTDMRLAWEEPFGPVLPFIRINSVEEAIEISNASEYGLQASVFTNNFPRAFAIGEKLEVGTVHINNKTQRGTDNFPFLGAKKSGAGVQGVKYSIDAMTNLKSIVFDIE, encoded by the coding sequence TTGACTAAACAATACAAAAATCTTGTTAACGGTGAATGGAAACTTTCAGAAAATGAAATCAAAATCTATGCACCTGCAACTGGTGAAGAATTAGGTTCAGTTCCAGCAATGTCAACTGAAGAAGTAGACTTCGTTTACGAATCAGCGAAAAATGCTTTTAAAGAATGGCGTGCGCTATCATACGTTGAACGAGCAGCGATTTTGCATAAAGCAGCAGACATTTTAGTTCGTGACGCTGAAAAAATTGGTTCTGTACTTTCTAAAGAAGTTGCTAAAGGTCACAAAGCAGCAGTTAGTGAAGTTATTCGTACCGCAGAAATTATTAACTATGCTGCCGAAGAAGGTATCCGCATGGAAGGTGAAGTTCTTGAAGGCGGAAGTTTTGAAGCATCAAGCAAGAAAAAAATTGCTATTGTGCGTCATGAGCCAGTTGGTCTTGTTTTAGCAATTTCACCATTCAATTATCCAGTTAACTTAGCAGGTTCAAAAATTGCTCCAGCTTTAATTGCAGGTAACGTTGTTGCCCTTAAACCACCTACACAAGGTTCAATGTCAGGACTATTACTAGCAGAAGCTTTTGCTGAAGCCGGTGTTCCCGCGGGTGTCTTCAATACAATCACAGGTCGTGGTTCAGTTATTGGTGATTATATTGTAGAACATGAAGCAGTAAACTTTATTAACTTTACAGGTTCGACTCCAGTTGGAGAACGTATTGGTCAATTGGCTGGTATGCGTCCAATTATGCTTGAGCTTGGTGGTAAAGACTCAGCTATTGTTTTGGAAGATGCAGATCTTGAAATGGCAGCTAAAAATATTGTTGCCGGTGCCTTTGGATACTCTGGACAACGTTGTACTGCTGTAAAACGTGTTCTTGTAATGGACAAAGTTGCGGACCAATTAATTGAACATGTTCACAATTTAGTGAAAAAACTTTCAGTTGGTATGCCTGAAGAAAATGCAGACATCACCCCATTGATTGATACAAAGGCAGCCGATTTTGTTGAAGGTCTTATCAATGAAGCTAGTGAAAAAGGTGCTAAAGCAATTACTGAAATCAAACGTGAAGGAAACTTAATCTGTCCAGTTATTTTTGATAACGTTAATACAGATATGCGTTTAGCTTGGGAAGAACCCTTTGGTCCTGTCCTACCATTTATCCGTATCAATTCAGTAGAAGAGGCAATTGAAATTTCTAACGCTTCTGAATACGGACTTCAAGCATCAGTATTCACAAATAATTTCCCTCGTGCATTTGCAATTGGTGAAAAACTAGAAGTTGGTACAGTTCATATTAATAACAAAACACAACGTGGAACAGATAATTTCCCATTTTTAGGTGCAAAGAAATCAGGAGCTGGTGTCCAAGGTGTTAAATACTCTATCGATGCGATGACAAACCTAAAATCAATCGTCTTTGATATTGAATAA